The genomic window AAGCGGCTCGACTCTGGATTTCCGGCCTTGAAATGGTGCAAAAGCACCTGAAAGGTGGGGTAAAAGTGGTCGACCTCTCCGCCACCCCATTTTTCCTGCGGGGAAGTGGCTATGCAGAAGGGACAATCTTCCCCTGGACGGTCAGCGACTTTTCGCTGATGGATGCAATTGAAAGTGGGATTGTGAAACTCCCTCGAGTACCGGTGGCAGACAACATTCCGGGTGCGGAAATGCCCATGTACCGCAACATCTGGGAGCATGTGGGCAAGGAAATGCCCAAAAAAGGCCGAGGGAAAGGGGGGAACCTGGATCCCGAGCAACTACCCACCCGCCTGAAAACAGCATTGGATGCCCTTTACGGCCATTACGAAAAAGTATTTCGCCAGTGGGATGATGCCAAGCGGCCTATCCCACCCTGTTTTATTATCGTCTGCCAGAATACTGCGATTTCCAAGCTGATCTTCGACTATGTTTCCGGCTACCACCGCGAAGATGAAGACGGCAATACCCAATTCAAACCAGGTAAACTGGAACTATTCCGCAACTTCGATGAGTATGGCAACCCTATTGCACGCCCAAAAACCCTGCTGATCGATAGTGAGCAGTTAGAATCGGGCGAAGCCCTGGACAGCAATTTTCGCAAGATGGCAGTGAATGAAATCGAACGATTTAAGAATGAGCTTATCGAACGCACTGGCGATGTCCGTGCGGGCGACAATATTAGCGAACAGCAGTTACTGCGCGAAGTAATGAACACGGTGGGCAAGCCGAACACCCTGGGTAGTTCCATCCGTTGCGTGGTATCGGTGTCGATGTTGACGGAAGGTTGGGATGCCAACAATGTTACCCACATTCTGGGCGTGCGGGCATTTGGTACTCAACTCCTCTGCGAACAGGTCATTGGCCGGGCTTTACGGCGGGCATCCTACCAATTGAACGAGGAAGGCTTATTCGATGTCGAATATGCGGATGTGTTTGGCGTGCCATTCGATTTTACTGCAGAACCTGCCTACGCTCCTGTCACGGTTCCACCGCTGATCACGTCTGTCAAAGCAGTGCGGCCCGAGCGGGATCATCTGGAAATCCGTTATCCCCGAGTGGGTGGCTACCGTGTGGAACTACCCGAAGAACGCCTGGAGGCAACATTCACCCCTGATTCGGTATTGGAACTGACCCCTGCCCTGATTGGTGCCTCATCAACCATCAATTCCGGCATCGTGGGGGAATCCGCTGATATGAACTTAAAACACACGGAAGAACGTCGACTCTCTTCCGTGATTTTTGAATTAACCAGCCGCCTGATTGACACTCATTGGAAAGACCCCGGTGGGGAACCGAAATTACATCTGTTCGGGCAGCTAAAGCGAATCGTGAAACAATGGCTGGATCATTATCTGGTTTGCGCGGGCAATACCTATCCTGCCCAGTTGCTCTATCGCGAATTGACCGATATGGCCTGTAATCGGATTACCGCAGCGATCACTGCGAGATTTATCGGTGATTCCCCCGTTCGGGCCATCATCGATCCATACAACTCCAGTGGTTCCACGGCCCATGTGCGGTTCAGCACCTCACGCGATAGCCTCTGGCAGCCCGATTCCCGCAAATGTCATCTCAACTGGATTGTGCTGGAAAGCGATTGGGAAGCAGAACTGTGCCGGATTGTCGAACTGCACCCCCGTGTCTTGTCCTATGTCAAAAACTATAATCTGGGCTTCGAGGTGCCTTACCAGTATGGTTCGGTTACGAAGAACTACCGCCCTGACTTCATTGTGCACCTGGACGATGGCCGGGGCCAGAGTGATCCGCTGCAATTAATCGTGGAAATCAAAGGATTTCGCGGAGAAGACGCCAAGGACAAAAAACTGACGATGGA from Zavarzinella sp. includes these protein-coding regions:
- a CDS encoding DEAD/DEAH box helicase family protein, which gives rise to MSKRFFEGPILNSPYSCPTEHWELDESGQPTEKVIATRRQAKFVSPIPKPRKRSKVTQKELEFGVTAELSSNDQQYRLDQQINSVRHLVSQWRALPNPGDWKVTPITQQLLQHWRHADSLLVRPFFCQVEAVETIIWLTEVAPKIAAGKKILADLEEINLAHNPELFRICLKLATGAGKTTVMAMLIAWQTLNAAKQPGSKTFTDAFLLVAPGLTIRDRLRVLLPNDADSYYRERGIVPAGMLQEMQRAKVVITNYHAFKLRERSDVSKGTRGTLEGWRGEKLDTLETPGQMMQRVMPELMNAKQVLVLNDEAHHCYREKPKEDDEEDLKGDDRKEAEKNNEAARLWISGLEMVQKHLKGGVKVVDLSATPFFLRGSGYAEGTIFPWTVSDFSLMDAIESGIVKLPRVPVADNIPGAEMPMYRNIWEHVGKEMPKKGRGKGGNLDPEQLPTRLKTALDALYGHYEKVFRQWDDAKRPIPPCFIIVCQNTAISKLIFDYVSGYHREDEDGNTQFKPGKLELFRNFDEYGNPIARPKTLLIDSEQLESGEALDSNFRKMAVNEIERFKNELIERTGDVRAGDNISEQQLLREVMNTVGKPNTLGSSIRCVVSVSMLTEGWDANNVTHILGVRAFGTQLLCEQVIGRALRRASYQLNEEGLFDVEYADVFGVPFDFTAEPAYAPVTVPPLITSVKAVRPERDHLEIRYPRVGGYRVELPEERLEATFTPDSVLELTPALIGASSTINSGIVGESADMNLKHTEERRLSSVIFELTSRLIDTHWKDPGGEPKLHLFGQLKRIVKQWLDHYLVCAGNTYPAQLLYRELTDMACNRITAAITARFIGDSPVRAIIDPYNSSGSTAHVRFSTSRDSLWQPDSRKCHLNWIVLESDWEAELCRIVELHPRVLSYVKNYNLGFEVPYQYGSVTKNYRPDFIVHLDDGRGQSDPLQLIVEIKGFRGEDAKDKKLTMENYWIPGVNRMGTFGRWAFAELTQIYEIESGFQKKLAQEIDRMFVSALSHGKEN